Part of the Nicotiana sylvestris chromosome 5, ASM39365v2, whole genome shotgun sequence genome is shown below.
AATGAGCAGGAAGAGCCACAACATgtgattcatatgatcgttggaGGGGTCAATATTCCTCAAGAACCGGTATTCAAACGCACCAAGGTAACGATCACAAGGGAAAAACAAACCCAGGACTACTTATCGGAAGAAGCTTTGTCTTTCAACGACGAGGATGTagaagggatcgaacaacctcacaacaacgcactggtaatatctatccttatgaataaacatcaagttaaacgtgtgttgattgatccaggtagctcaacaAACATTATTCCATCGAGAGTTGTAGAACAACTTAGTCTTCAAGATTAAGTCGTGCCCGCAGCTCGAGTACTtaacggcttcaacatggcaagtgaaaccaccaaaaGAGCAATCATTTTGCTGGTGAATGTGGCTGGGACAATCCTGGAATTAAAGTTCCACGTGATCGAAGGTGATATGAGGTACAATGGGCTgctcggaaggccttggattAATAATATGAGAGTAGTGCCCTCAATGCTTTaccaagtcttgaaattcccatCATCAGAAGGAATCAAAATGGTGTACGGTGAACAATCCGCCGCCAAAgaaatatttgaaatcgatgaggTAGTACCAGTATCAGCGCTTTTATTAAGAAAAGAATCAGATTCGAAGGGAAAACaagaagtcaaatagcaaccatAGTCATCGGCCTCGGCCCGATCGGTGGAGAAGGAAACTTTCGAGGATgatgattatatgatacctcAAATGTTCATAATCCCCGATGATTCTGATGCGACGAAGTCAACGGTTGAAGAGCTGGAACAAATCGTGCTGATCGAGCATCTGCCCAATCGAAAGGTATAACTAGGCACGAGGTTAACTCCCGAGCTTAGGAAAAAACTCGTTCAATTTCTTTTaaataacatggattgtttttcttggtcccacctagatatgacagggatcccaccagagATCACTACGCATCGACTGAGCTTGGACCCGAAGTTCTGCCCGGTAAAACAAAAGAGAagacctcagtccgaggtaaCAAAACTTCTCAATATAGGATCCATTCGAGAGGTAAAATATCTCGAATGGTTAGCAAAAgtagttgtagtccctaaaaagggaaacaaacttagaatgtgcatagactataaggatctaaacaaagcatgccctacGAATTCCTTTCCTTTGCCAAATATTGATCTCATGATCAGTGTCACGGCTGGCCACGAGACCCTTatttttctcgatgcctactccgggtacaatcaaatacagatgaacccggaggatcaggAACAGACTTCGTTCATCACTAAATACGATAcctattgctataatgtaatgccgtTTGGACTAAAAAAATGCTCGTGCTACTtgtcaacgcctagtaaatcgaatgttcgaaaaacaaataggtaaataaatggaggtttatattgatgatatgctagttaagtccctacgagcagaggaccatttgaaacatttgcaggagaCATTCGACATACTGAGAAAgtataacatgaagcttaacctagAGAAGTTTGCATTCGGGGTCGGTtcgggcaagttcctcggctttatgGTATCAAATCGGGGAATTGAAATCAACCCCAataaaatcaaggcaatcgaAGACATCACAGTTGTTGACAATGTCAAAGCTGTACAAAGGGTGACAGGACGCATAGCCGCCCTGGGTCGATTTATTTCGAGGTCCTCCGATAGGAGCCACCGATTCTTCTTACTACTTAAGAAAAAGAGCAATTTCGCATGGACCCCAAAATATCAACAAGCTTTGGAGGAACTTAAACAATACCTGTCAAGCCCACCATTCTTTCACACCCTAAAAGCGGACGAGGAACTTTACTTATACCTAGCGGTCTCAAAGATAGAGGTAAGTGGAAtcttagttcgagaagagcaaggtacgcaatttcctatttattatgtttgTCGGACCCTAGATGAAGTCGAGACCCGGTACCCACAATTAGGAAAATTTGTGCTTGCTTTAATAAGCGCCtttaggaaattaaaaccatactttcaatgtcacctAATTTGTGTTGTGACCACCTACCCCCTTCGCAATATTTTGCACAATCCCGAACTCTCGGGGTGATTCGCCCAATGGGCCATCGAgatcagcgggtacgatatcgaataccAACCCCGAATGACCAAtaagtctcaaatcttagctGACTTCGTGGCAGACTTCACACCAGCCCTCATACCCGAGGTCAAAAAGGAACTATTGTTAAAATCGGGTAGATCATCGGGGGTGTGGACCCTCTTCACAGACGGTCCGGGCTGGGCATCATTTTGAAGCCAACCGAAGGTAATACAATTAGACAGTCTATCAAAACTTCAAAATTGACTGaaaatgaggccgagtatgaggccataattGCAGGTCTCGTGCTAGCTAAGAGCTTGGGAGCGGAGGCCATCGAGGCCAAGTGCGACTCCCAACTTATGGTAAATCAAGTCAATAGAACTTTCAAGGTTCGAGAAGATCGAATGTAGAGGTACTTAGACAAATTACAAGTATCTCTGCATCGATTTAAAGAATGGACGCTAcaacatgtacctcgagaacaaaatagcgAGGCCGATACCCTTGCAAATTTGGGGTTGTTGATCGAACACAATGAACTTAGCTCGGGGACTGTCGTACAACTTTCAAGGTCAGTAATCGAAGAAGGATATgccgaaataaactccacaagtttaacctgggattggaggaataagtacatcgaaTACATAAAGAACGGGAAGCTTCCATCGGATCCTAAAAAGTTGAGGACTCTACGCACGATGGCCACACAATTCACATTGACCGAGGACGGAATGCTGTATAGGAGGACGTTCGATGGACCATTAACAAAATGCTTGGGACCAGGAGACACCGACTATATTCTACGGGAAATTCATGAGGGCACTTGCAGAAATCATTCTGGTGCCGAATCATTAGTTCACAAGGTCATCAAAGCAGGATACTATTGGGCTGATATGGAAAAGGACACTAAAGAATTTGTTCGAAAGTGCGACAATGTCAAAAGGTATACGTCGATGATCTACCAGCCCAGAGAGCAACTCCACTCAGTCCTATCcccatggtcgttcatgaaatggTTGATGGATATCGTTGGTCCTTTACTATCGGCCCTAAGTAAAGCTAaatcattttgtttatgactgactatttctctaagtgggttgaagcacaggcctacgagaaagtcagagaaaaagaagtcatagacttcatttgggaccacattatATGCCGATTCGGAATGCCTGCCGAGAtcgtatgtgacaatggaaagcAATTCGTCGACAGCAAAGTGACAAAGTTTTTGAGGATCACAAGGTAAAAGGGACACTGTCAACGTcgtatcatcctagtgggaacggacatGCCGAATCGACAAAAAAGACCGTCAtccaaaatttgaagaaaagattgaacgaagctaaaggaaaatggagagataTATTtcccgaggtcctttgggcatatcgaacaatgTCGAAATCCAGCATGGGGGCAACACTGTTCTCTTTAGTCTACGGTGTCGAAGCTCTAATCCCGGTcgaagtcggggaacctagcTTCAGGTTTCAGAATGCAACGgaagaatcaaatcacgaggctatgaatatgAGTCTCGAATTGCTAGATGAAAAACGGGAAGCCGCCCTCGTTCGAATGGCCACGCAGAAACAACTTATCGAGAGGTATTATAACCAAAGATCTAATCTTTGACACTTTAAAACCGGGGACTTCCTTCTGAGAaaggtcaccctcaatactcgagatcCAAACGGAGGAAAACTTGGCCCGAACTAGGAGGGACCATAACAGGTCCTCGATATCATCGGAAAGGGATCCTACAAACTCGGCACGATGGATGGGGAGtaattaccaaacaattggaatgtatcacttCTCAAATGATACTACTTCTAAGGTACGACCTTCTTCATTTTCATTTACATTTTATATTAACCAATTGTAGGTGTTAAACCGAAGACATCAAAGGATTCTTCATCACAAAGTCCTTATGTCTGAAAGCACGCGttacactctttttcccttagaccagtttttatcccaaatgggtttttccggcgagatttttaatgaggcaaccattgTTCGTACTAACATAGATAAACTCAACAGTATCCGAgtcttctttacaatcaacctcaaatactggggggcatcatcCACAGATGTTAACTTTGTTACAAGGAAGGTACTTCGTGTCAATAGGGTCTTGATAGGTAAAACTTTATAAGGGCCAAACAGTCAAACGAACCGTGCCTATTCAGATCACTCGAGACCTAAAGGCAAACATGCACGCATGTATAATCTATTGAGAGAAGCATTTTTCCTGGTAAAATATTTCTTGCCTTAAAGAAATTTTTCCTTTACAGTTTCATACTTTTGATCTATTGTGGAAACATGCTTAAGGGACGATCACAACTGAAGGTCAAACAACTTACCCTGTACTCGGGGACTGCTGTCCAAAAAATCGATAAAATCAAACTACTAAAATCTCGAGATCATAAGACCATAAAAAAGGCAACCCTCGTTTTTTTAGGCCACGgccaccccactcggggactaACACTTCGAACAAAAGTATAACCGGGAAACAAGCCTAAGAGGCAAATCCCAAGTCAAAGGCTACAGCAAAACCAACATGGCTCGGACACGTTCGAATTCCGTAAAAAAATAGACCttcaaatatttccataaaaccgGTTTAAAAGGCTACCTTCGGCACATTTACAAAGGGTTTCGATCACATCAACCCTTGAAAACCCTAAGGGGTACTGAATTGTTCGAACTACCGAACAAGCTTATTTCACACTAAGGCGCAATGAAGAAAAGGGTTTCGATAGCACTAACCCTCGAAAA
Proteins encoded:
- the LOC138868728 gene encoding uncharacterized protein; protein product: MVPIDKTEDCRQLREEVARLFNEGHLREFLSDQAKNHFKNRDSNRQNEQEEPQHVIHMIVGGVNIPQEPVFKRTKVTITREKQTQDYLSEEALSFNDEDVEGIEQPHNNALVISILMNKHQVKRVLIDPGSSTNIIPSRVVEQLSLQD